A region from the Bactrocera dorsalis isolate Fly_Bdor chromosome 1, ASM2337382v1, whole genome shotgun sequence genome encodes:
- the LOC125775424 gene encoding protein gustavus-like, whose product MPGVRNTDRRRPQNISSTSSLAPRVVLSRLEPREFERLKLSYKVAFIDQRKTRSCRGMNMGQKISGGSKSVSRNDSQANFKPIIPRELAADFIKPTRLDILLDMPPASKEVQLKHSWNSDDRSLNIFVKEDDKLTFHRHPVAQSTDCIRGKVGLTKGLHTWEIYWPTRQRGTHAVVGVATAEAPLHSVGYQSLVGLSDQSWGWDLGRNKLYHDSKNCAGITYPAILKNDEAFLVPDKFLVALDMDEGTLSFIVDQQYLGIAFKGLKGKKVYPVVSAVWGHCEITMTYIGGLDPEPLPLMDLCRRTIRQKVGRSHLEERIQELQLPLSMKKYLLYKNRR is encoded by the exons ATGCCTGGCGTAAGAAACACAGATAGACGTCGACcgcaaaatatttcttcaacttCATCTTTAGCGCCACGCGTTGTATTGTCCCGGTTGGAACCAAGAGAATTTGAACGGctcaagctatcatataaagtAGCTTTTATTGACCAAAGAAAAACCAGAAGCTGCCGTGGTATGAACATGGGCCAAAAAATAAGTGGAGGTTCAAAATCAGTTAGTCGAAATGATTCACAGGCGAACTTTAAGCCAATAATACCACGTGAACTTGCAGCTGATTTTATTAAACCCACTCGTTTAGATATCCTATTGGATATGCCACCAGCAAGTAAGGAAGTCCAGTTGAAACATTCGTGGAACTCGGACGACCGAtcactaaatatatttgtaaaagaaGACGATAAATTGACTTTTCATAGACATCCTGTAGCTCAGAGCACAGATTGCATTCGTGGGAAAGTTGGTCTTACAAAAGGATTACACACATGGGAAATATATTGGCCTACAAGGCAAAGAGGTACACATGCAGTGGTAGGAGTAGCCACAGCTGAAGCACCTTTGCATTCAGTCGGCTACCAAAGCTTAGTGGGCTTGTCAGATCAAAGTTGGGGTTGGGATTTAGGTAGAAATAAACTATACCATGATTCTAAAAACTGTGCTGGAATCACTTATCCAGCCATACTTAAAAATGACGAAGCCTTTTTAGTCCCGGATAAATTTCTTGTTGCTTTGGATATGGACGAAGGTACGTTAAGCTTTATTGTTGATCAACAATACCTCGGGATTGCATTTAAGGGGCTCAAAGGGAAAAAAGTTTATCCTGTCGTTTCTGCTGTTTGGGGCCACTGTGAAATTACAATGACATACATTGGTGGATTAGATC CTGAACCTTTGCCGCTAATGGACCTATGTAGAAGGACTATCCGCCAAAAAGTTGGGCGCTCACATTTAGAGGAGCGTATTCAAGAACTACAACTTCCTTTATCCATGAAGAAGTACCTACTGTACAAAAATCGAAGATAA